In Syntrophorhabdus sp., the sequence GAACAACTATGGCCTTTCCCCGGGTATAGGCCGCGCCTCCCTCCTCGTGACCGGTGGTCTTGACCAGGTAGACCCTGTCCGGCAGGAAAGGTGCGAATTCTCTCAGCTTCGATTCCATCACGGCGAGAACGGGCCGAAGCAGTTCCTTGTCGCCCTCCTCCCAGGCCAGAACGTTGTTCGAGACGAAGTTGAGGAACGTCTCTTCCGTGACGTCCGCATCCGTTCTCATGCGGCACGACCTGTCGAAAGGGCTCATCTCCCTGACGTAGGCGTCCCTGGTGGTGACTATCTCCCGTCCCTGCTCAAGGCTGGCAAAGACGAAGAGGGGTTCTTCCGCACCGTAAGCGCGCGTACAGAAGATACATGCGATGGTGAGCGCAACAAGCAGCATTTTCCGGAGGTTTGTCATGAGGGTCTTTCCTCTTTGTTCTGGGAGCTGACGGCATGGAACGAGCAGGAAGCGCAAGCTACCGGTGCCATGTCATGTGACGAACAGGTTCTTGGTGGCGAAGCTGGGATCACTTGTCAGGTTGACCCCGATACGGCGCAGGCCGGCCTCGTCCCCGGGGGTCGGTATATGCGTCATGTGCACTTCGCAGTCGCGAAGCTCCTTGAGCTTCTCCAGGGCGAGCTGCGCCGCCGGGTTTGTCATGGTGCTCACGGACAGAACAATGAGGGCCTCCTCGAGGTCGAGACTGACAGAGCTCTCATTCAGTATCCGCGTCTTCAGGTTGCGCACCGATTCGGTGACGTACTCCGGCAGCAGTGCCAGCTGCTCGGGGATGCCCGCCAGGTGCTTGATGGCATGAATGACGAGACTGGTGGCGGCGTGCATCAAGGGGGAGTTGTTTCCCGTTATGATCGTCCCGTCCTTGAGCTCAATGGATGCCCCGCAGAATATCCCCTCGTTTCCCTTGTTCGCGGCCTGTGCGTCGATGGCGGCCTGTCGCGCAGGTTCAACGACCCGGCGGTGTTCGGGTTCGAGCTTGAATTCCTTCACAAAAAGCTCGGCCTTCTGGACGGTCTCCTTGTCGGCGAAACCCATGGCGTATTCACAGCGATAGCGGAAGAACCTGCGAAGGATCTCCTGTTTCGACGCCTCCCTGACAACATCATCATCGATGATCGCAAAGCCTACCCTGTTCACTCCCATATCGGTGGGTGACCTGTAGAACGACCCACCTCCCGTTATCTTTTCCATGATCCTGTAGAGCACGGGAAAGACCTCGACATCGCGGTTGTAATTGACGGACATCTTGCCGTACGCTTCCATGTGAAATGGGTCGATGAGATTGAAGTCCCTGATGTCAGCGGTGGCCGCCTCATAGGCGACGTTGACGGGATGCTTGAGGGGCAGGTTCCAGACGGGAAAGGTCTCGAACTTGGCGTATCCCGAGCGTATGCCCCGTTTATGGTCATGGTAGAGCTGCGAGAGACACGTAGCCAGCTTTCCGCTTCCCGGTCCCGGACCGGTGACTATGACAAGAGGCTTGTCAGATTCCATATACTCATTGGCCCCGTAACCTTCGTCGCTGACTATTGTGTCGACATCGGTGGGGTAACCCCTTG encodes:
- a CDS encoding DUF1846 domain-containing protein; translation: MNLKKGFDNEKYLQEQTREILERVKRFDNKLYLEFGGKLLYDYHAARVLPGYDPNVKMRLLGELKDKADLLLCIYAGDIERKKIRADFGITYDADALKLIDELRHWGINVLGVIITRFDNQPAAVHFRNKLERRGIRVYTHRFTRGYPTDVDTIVSDEGYGANEYMESDKPLVIVTGPGPGSGKLATCLSQLYHDHKRGIRSGYAKFETFPVWNLPLKHPVNVAYEAATADIRDFNLIDPFHMEAYGKMSVNYNRDVEVFPVLYRIMEKITGGGSFYRSPTDMGVNRVGFAIIDDDVVREASKQEILRRFFRYRCEYAMGFADKETVQKAELFVKEFKLEPEHRRVVEPARQAAIDAQAANKGNEGIFCGASIELKDGTIITGNNSPLMHAATSLVIHAIKHLAGIPEQLALLPEYVTESVRNLKTRILNESSVSLDLEEALIVLSVSTMTNPAAQLALEKLKELRDCEVHMTHIPTPGDEAGLRRIGVNLTSDPSFATKNLFVT